From a single Clupea harengus chromosome 24, Ch_v2.0.2, whole genome shotgun sequence genomic region:
- the npm1a gene encoding nucleophosmin 1a isoform X2, with amino-acid sequence MDMGEAGPQTYLYGCELVAGKEVKFIPEDEDVEHQLSIRMVCVDPTTKDELQLVEVEGIGAEGTKVTAVLAALKPSTTPSVCVGGLEITPPVIFRLRSGAGPVHISGQHLVMMPSFDDDEMGEEEEDEEAITTLKRMAPAGMRALKKMKMDVDDEDDDDSDEDDEDDDDDDDDDDEEEEEESPVKPKKAPSKPQTPVAQNGKSHKPGTPAAKQKTPDNKKKDNKKLQSPKTPQTPRIPLTVADMKVKMMASVQKGISLPKLQPKFENYMKNTFKVAESKTIEELWKWRQTVDESK; translated from the exons ATGGATATGGGTGAAGCAGGACCACAGACGTATCTCTATG GATGCGAACTCGTAGCCGGGAAAGAAGTGAAGTTCATCCCAGAAGATGAGGATGTGGAGCATCAGTTGTCCATTAGAATG GTGTGTGTTGACCCTACCACAAAAGATGAGCTGCAGCTTGTGGAGGTGGAAGGAATCGGTGCAGAGGGGACTAAAGTCACAGCAGTGCTGGCGGCCCTTAAGCCGTCCACAACACCCAGT gtgtgtgtgggtggtcttGAAATTACACCCCCAGTTATATTCAGGTTGAGGTCCGGGGCAGGTCCTGTTCACATCAGCGGACAGCACTTAGTCA TGATGCCaagctttgatgatgatgagatgggggaggaggaagaagatgaagaagccATCACCACCCTGAAGCGAATGGCACCAGCTGGAATGAGGGCTTTg AAAAAGATGAAGATGGACgtggatgatgaagatgatgatgacag TGATGAAGATGAcgaggatgatgatgacgacgacgatgatgacgacgaggaagaggaggaagagtctCCTGTGAAG cCAAAGAAGGCACCGTCCAAACCACAGACACCCGTAGCACAGAATGGCAAGTCGCACAAGCCCGGCACACCTGCAGCCAAACAG AAGACCCCAGACAATAAGAAGAAAGACAACAAGAAGCTGCAGTCCCCCAAAACCCCCCAGACGCCACGCATCCCCCTCACCGTGGCGGACATGAAGGTCAAGATGATGGCCTCCGTGCAGAAG GGGATCTCGCTACCTAAACTCCAGCCCAAGTTTGAAAACTACATGAAGAACACCTTTAAAGTGGCAGAGTCCAAG ACCATCGAGGAGCTGTGGAAGTGGAGGCAGACCGTGGACGAAAGCAAATGA
- the npm1a gene encoding nucleophosmin 1a isoform X1 → MDMGEAGPQTYLYGCELVAGKEVKFIPEDEDVEHQLSIRMVCVDPTTKDELQLVEVEGIGAEGTKVTAVLAALKPSTTPSVCVGGLEITPPVIFRLRSGAGPVHISGQHLVMMPSFDDDEMGEEEEDEEAITTLKRMAPAGMRALKKMKMDVDDEDDDDSDEDDEDDDDDDDDDDEEEEEESPVKPKKAPSKPQTPVAQNGKSHKPGTPAAKQQKTPDNKKKDNKKLQSPKTPQTPRIPLTVADMKVKMMASVQKGISLPKLQPKFENYMKNTFKVAESKTIEELWKWRQTVDESK, encoded by the exons ATGGATATGGGTGAAGCAGGACCACAGACGTATCTCTATG GATGCGAACTCGTAGCCGGGAAAGAAGTGAAGTTCATCCCAGAAGATGAGGATGTGGAGCATCAGTTGTCCATTAGAATG GTGTGTGTTGACCCTACCACAAAAGATGAGCTGCAGCTTGTGGAGGTGGAAGGAATCGGTGCAGAGGGGACTAAAGTCACAGCAGTGCTGGCGGCCCTTAAGCCGTCCACAACACCCAGT gtgtgtgtgggtggtcttGAAATTACACCCCCAGTTATATTCAGGTTGAGGTCCGGGGCAGGTCCTGTTCACATCAGCGGACAGCACTTAGTCA TGATGCCaagctttgatgatgatgagatgggggaggaggaagaagatgaagaagccATCACCACCCTGAAGCGAATGGCACCAGCTGGAATGAGGGCTTTg AAAAAGATGAAGATGGACgtggatgatgaagatgatgatgacag TGATGAAGATGAcgaggatgatgatgacgacgacgatgatgacgacgaggaagaggaggaagagtctCCTGTGAAG cCAAAGAAGGCACCGTCCAAACCACAGACACCCGTAGCACAGAATGGCAAGTCGCACAAGCCCGGCACACCTGCAGCCAAACAG CAGAAGACCCCAGACAATAAGAAGAAAGACAACAAGAAGCTGCAGTCCCCCAAAACCCCCCAGACGCCACGCATCCCCCTCACCGTGGCGGACATGAAGGTCAAGATGATGGCCTCCGTGCAGAAG GGGATCTCGCTACCTAAACTCCAGCCCAAGTTTGAAAACTACATGAAGAACACCTTTAAAGTGGCAGAGTCCAAG ACCATCGAGGAGCTGTGGAAGTGGAGGCAGACCGTGGACGAAAGCAAATGA
- the LOC105896844 gene encoding histone H2B 1/2-like, whose protein sequence is MPEPAKPAPKKGSKKAVAKTAGKGGKKRRKTRKESYAIYVYKVLKQVHPDTGISSKAMGIMNSFVNDIFERIAGEASRLAHYNKRSTITSREIQTAVRLLLPGELAKHAVSEGTKAVTKYTSSK, encoded by the coding sequence ATGCCTGAACCAGCCAAGCCTGCCCCGAAGAAGGGCTCTAAGAAAGCCGTGGCCAAGACCGCCGGCAAAGGAGGAAAGAAGCGCAGAAAGACCAGGAAGGAAAGCTATGCCATCTACGTGTACAAGGTCTTGAAGCAGGTTCACCCCGACACCGGTATTTCTTCCAAGGCCATGGGCATCATGAACTCCTTTGTGAACGACATCTTCGAGCGTATTGCTGGGGAGGCTTCTCGCTTGGCTCACTACAACAAGCGttccaccatcacctccaggGAGATCCAGACTGCAGTCCGTCTTCTTCTGCCCGGTGAGCTCGCCAAGCACGCTGTGTCTGAGGGAACCAAGGCCGTCACCAAGTATACCAGTTCCAAGTAA
- the LOC105896847 gene encoding cytochrome P450 3A40-like isoform X2 → MGDFGLNGPMYDSLFNAEDEDWKRIRSVLSPSFTSGRLKEMFGIIKTHSRNLVNSMKKDADLAKASDTKEYFGAYSMDVVTSTSFSVDIDSLNNPKDPFVTNIKKMLKFDLLNPLFLIVAFFPFMAPILDKMNFALFPISVTDFFYAALQTIKAERVTNSRKNRVDFLQLMVDSQAPQKEENGNGDGTNKGLNDHEILSQAMIFIFAGYETSSATMNFLFYLLATNPDTLKILHDEIDEVFPDKAEVQYEALMQMEYLDCVINETLRLYPPAARLERVCKKTVEISGVIIPKGIVVMVPTYALHRDPELWTEPENFKPERFNKENKDTIDPYSYMPFGMGPRNCIGMRFALISIKLAIVELLQRFTITTCAETEIPLELDSLGLMAPKRPIKLQLVPRPLGRS, encoded by the exons ATGGGG GATTTTGGCCTCAATGGACCCATGTATGATTCTCTGTTCAATGCTGAGGATGAAGACTGGAAAAGGATTCGTAGTGtgctgtctccatctttcaccAGTGGCCGCTTGaaggag ATGTTTGGGATCATAAAGACGCACTCGCGCAACCTGGTGAACAGCATGAAGAAGGATGCAGATCTGGCCAAGGCATCAGACACTAaaga GTACTTTGGGGCTTACAGCATGGATGTGGTGACCAGCACATCTTTCAGTGTGGACATCGACTCCCTGAACAACCCTAAAGACCCCTTTGTCACCAACATCAAGAAAATGCTGAAGTTTGACTTGTTGAACCCCCTCTTCCTGATAGTGG CTTTCTTCCCCTTCATGGCACCCATCTTGGACAAAATGAACTTTGCACTTTTCCCCATTTCTGTGACGGACTTCTTCTACGCTGCACTGCAGACCATTAAGGCTGAGAGGGTGACCAACTCTCGCAAG AACAGAGTGGACTTTTTACAGCTGATGGTGGACTCCCAGGCTCCACAGAAAGAGGAAAATGGAAACGGGGATGGCACTAACAAAG GACTGAATGACCATGAGATTCTGTCTCAAGCAATGATCTTCATCTTTGCCGGCTACGAGACAAGCAGTGCAACTATGAATTTCCTGTTCTACCTTCTGGCCACAAACCCAGATACCCTGAAGATTCTCCACGACGAGATTGATGAAGTCTTCCCAGACAAG GCTGAAGTCCAGTATGAAGCTCTGATGCAGATGGAGTATCTGGACTGTGTGATCAACGAGACGCTGCGCCTGTACCCTCCTGCTGCTCGCCTCGAGAGGGTCTGCAAAAAGACGGTAGAGATCAGCGGTGTCATCATCCCCAAGGGAATCGTTGTCATGGTGCCCACATATGCCCTTCACAGAGACCCAGAACTCTGGACTGAACCCGAGAACTTCAAACCAGAGAG GTTCAATAAGGAGAACAAGGACACCATTGATCCGTACTCGTACATGCCGTTCGGAATGGGCCCCAGGAACTGCATCGGGATGCGCTTCGCTCTCATCAGCATAAAGCTGGCCATCGTGGAGCTGCTGCAGCGATTTACCATCACTACCTGTGCTGAGACCGAG ATTCCACTGGAGTTGGACTCCTTGGGTCTAATGGCTCCAAAGAGACCCATCAAACTGCAGCTGGTTCCTCGGCCGCTGGGGCGCAGCTGA
- the LOC105896847 gene encoding cytochrome P450 3A30-like isoform X1, which produces MLIYLSFLSTQTWTLLLLFLGLLVVYGYWPYGVFKKLGIPGPKPVLFFGNMLNYTKGFHNFDWECFQKYGKIWGIYDSRQPVLCITDTELIKTILVKECYSIFTNRRDFGLNGPMYDSLFNAEDEDWKRIRSVLSPSFTSGRLKEMFGIIKTHSRNLVNSMKKDADLAKASDTKEYFGAYSMDVVTSTSFSVDIDSLNNPKDPFVTNIKKMLKFDLLNPLFLIVAFFPFMAPILDKMNFALFPISVTDFFYAALQTIKAERVTNSRKNRVDFLQLMVDSQAPQKEENGNGDGTNKGLNDHEILSQAMIFIFAGYETSSATMNFLFYLLATNPDTLKILHDEIDEVFPDKAEVQYEALMQMEYLDCVINETLRLYPPAARLERVCKKTVEISGVIIPKGIVVMVPTYALHRDPELWTEPENFKPERFNKENKDTIDPYSYMPFGMGPRNCIGMRFALISIKLAIVELLQRFTITTCAETEIPLELDSLGLMAPKRPIKLQLVPRPLGRS; this is translated from the exons ATGTTGATTTACCTGTCCTTTTTATCAACGCAGACGTGGACACTGCTCCTGCTATTCCTGGGCCTGCTTGTGGT GTACGgatactggccatatggagtCTTCAAGAAGTTGGGGATACCCGGTCCAAAGCCCGTGCTATTTTTTGGAAATATGCTGAACTACACAAAG GGATTCCACAATTTTGACTGGGAGTGTTTTCAGAAGTATGGCAAGATATGGGG AATTTATGATAGCCGGCAGCCTGTTCTTTGCATCACCGACACAGAGTTGATCAAAACCATACTCGTCAAGGAGTGCTACTCGATTTTCACCAATAGACGG GATTTTGGCCTCAATGGACCCATGTATGATTCTCTGTTCAATGCTGAGGATGAAGACTGGAAAAGGATTCGTAGTGtgctgtctccatctttcaccAGTGGCCGCTTGaaggag ATGTTTGGGATCATAAAGACGCACTCGCGCAACCTGGTGAACAGCATGAAGAAGGATGCAGATCTGGCCAAGGCATCAGACACTAaaga GTACTTTGGGGCTTACAGCATGGATGTGGTGACCAGCACATCTTTCAGTGTGGACATCGACTCCCTGAACAACCCTAAAGACCCCTTTGTCACCAACATCAAGAAAATGCTGAAGTTTGACTTGTTGAACCCCCTCTTCCTGATAGTGG CTTTCTTCCCCTTCATGGCACCCATCTTGGACAAAATGAACTTTGCACTTTTCCCCATTTCTGTGACGGACTTCTTCTACGCTGCACTGCAGACCATTAAGGCTGAGAGGGTGACCAACTCTCGCAAG AACAGAGTGGACTTTTTACAGCTGATGGTGGACTCCCAGGCTCCACAGAAAGAGGAAAATGGAAACGGGGATGGCACTAACAAAG GACTGAATGACCATGAGATTCTGTCTCAAGCAATGATCTTCATCTTTGCCGGCTACGAGACAAGCAGTGCAACTATGAATTTCCTGTTCTACCTTCTGGCCACAAACCCAGATACCCTGAAGATTCTCCACGACGAGATTGATGAAGTCTTCCCAGACAAG GCTGAAGTCCAGTATGAAGCTCTGATGCAGATGGAGTATCTGGACTGTGTGATCAACGAGACGCTGCGCCTGTACCCTCCTGCTGCTCGCCTCGAGAGGGTCTGCAAAAAGACGGTAGAGATCAGCGGTGTCATCATCCCCAAGGGAATCGTTGTCATGGTGCCCACATATGCCCTTCACAGAGACCCAGAACTCTGGACTGAACCCGAGAACTTCAAACCAGAGAG GTTCAATAAGGAGAACAAGGACACCATTGATCCGTACTCGTACATGCCGTTCGGAATGGGCCCCAGGAACTGCATCGGGATGCGCTTCGCTCTCATCAGCATAAAGCTGGCCATCGTGGAGCTGCTGCAGCGATTTACCATCACTACCTGTGCTGAGACCGAG ATTCCACTGGAGTTGGACTCCTTGGGTCTAATGGCTCCAAAGAGACCCATCAAACTGCAGCTGGTTCCTCGGCCGCTGGGGCGCAGCTGA
- the LOC105896847 gene encoding cytochrome P450 3A40-like isoform X3: protein MYDSLFNAEDEDWKRIRSVLSPSFTSGRLKEMFGIIKTHSRNLVNSMKKDADLAKASDTKEYFGAYSMDVVTSTSFSVDIDSLNNPKDPFVTNIKKMLKFDLLNPLFLIVAFFPFMAPILDKMNFALFPISVTDFFYAALQTIKAERVTNSRKNRVDFLQLMVDSQAPQKEENGNGDGTNKGLNDHEILSQAMIFIFAGYETSSATMNFLFYLLATNPDTLKILHDEIDEVFPDKAEVQYEALMQMEYLDCVINETLRLYPPAARLERVCKKTVEISGVIIPKGIVVMVPTYALHRDPELWTEPENFKPERFNKENKDTIDPYSYMPFGMGPRNCIGMRFALISIKLAIVELLQRFTITTCAETEIPLELDSLGLMAPKRPIKLQLVPRPLGRS from the exons ATGTATGATTCTCTGTTCAATGCTGAGGATGAAGACTGGAAAAGGATTCGTAGTGtgctgtctccatctttcaccAGTGGCCGCTTGaaggag ATGTTTGGGATCATAAAGACGCACTCGCGCAACCTGGTGAACAGCATGAAGAAGGATGCAGATCTGGCCAAGGCATCAGACACTAaaga GTACTTTGGGGCTTACAGCATGGATGTGGTGACCAGCACATCTTTCAGTGTGGACATCGACTCCCTGAACAACCCTAAAGACCCCTTTGTCACCAACATCAAGAAAATGCTGAAGTTTGACTTGTTGAACCCCCTCTTCCTGATAGTGG CTTTCTTCCCCTTCATGGCACCCATCTTGGACAAAATGAACTTTGCACTTTTCCCCATTTCTGTGACGGACTTCTTCTACGCTGCACTGCAGACCATTAAGGCTGAGAGGGTGACCAACTCTCGCAAG AACAGAGTGGACTTTTTACAGCTGATGGTGGACTCCCAGGCTCCACAGAAAGAGGAAAATGGAAACGGGGATGGCACTAACAAAG GACTGAATGACCATGAGATTCTGTCTCAAGCAATGATCTTCATCTTTGCCGGCTACGAGACAAGCAGTGCAACTATGAATTTCCTGTTCTACCTTCTGGCCACAAACCCAGATACCCTGAAGATTCTCCACGACGAGATTGATGAAGTCTTCCCAGACAAG GCTGAAGTCCAGTATGAAGCTCTGATGCAGATGGAGTATCTGGACTGTGTGATCAACGAGACGCTGCGCCTGTACCCTCCTGCTGCTCGCCTCGAGAGGGTCTGCAAAAAGACGGTAGAGATCAGCGGTGTCATCATCCCCAAGGGAATCGTTGTCATGGTGCCCACATATGCCCTTCACAGAGACCCAGAACTCTGGACTGAACCCGAGAACTTCAAACCAGAGAG GTTCAATAAGGAGAACAAGGACACCATTGATCCGTACTCGTACATGCCGTTCGGAATGGGCCCCAGGAACTGCATCGGGATGCGCTTCGCTCTCATCAGCATAAAGCTGGCCATCGTGGAGCTGCTGCAGCGATTTACCATCACTACCTGTGCTGAGACCGAG ATTCCACTGGAGTTGGACTCCTTGGGTCTAATGGCTCCAAAGAGACCCATCAAACTGCAGCTGGTTCCTCGGCCGCTGGGGCGCAGCTGA